The genomic segment GCCACGCGTACTCGAGCTTGCCGCCGCGCAGCCACTCGATGACGCCGCTGCGCCCGAGCACCGCCTCCACCCCGGACAGCTGCGCGCGCAGTGCCGCGGCCTGCTCGAGGTGGTGCGTGGCCAGCACCGCGAGCTGCTGGTACAGGTCGTCGAGCTTGGTGCGGACGCGGACCTGCCACACCGCGCGGGGAACCGACGTGGCGGGCGGGACCGGCAGGCCCTCCGGTGCGTTCCGGGGCCCGGGTACGGCCTCGGGCTGGGTCTCCTGCTCGATCATGGCGCCCCACCTCTTTCCCCCGCGCCGCGCGGACCTGCTGTCACTATTCCCAGGTCAGGGCCATAATGGCTAGCGCACACCGGACAGTTGACACGGCTAGCGACGGCGCGGGATCCGCCCGACGGACGAGGCCGGAGCGCTCGGGCGGTCGGTAGCCTGGGCCGGTGACCGTCTACGCCCTCGCACAGATCACCATCCACGACCGGGCGCGCTACGACAGGTATGCCGCCGCCTTCCCGCCGGTGCTGGCCCGCTACGGCGGGAAGCTCCTCGCCGCCGACACCGCCCCCCGCGTGGTGGAGGGCGACTGGCCGCACCAGAAGGCGGTGCTGTTGTCGTTCGACAGCCGCGAGGACTTCGAGCGCTGGTCCACCTCGGCGGAGTACCGGGAGATCTCCCGGGACCGGGAGGCGGCCACCGACGGTGTGGTCCTGCTGCTCGACGGGATCGGTCACGCCTGGCCGGCCTGATCCGTCAGAGGCGGTGCCGCACCCACACGTTGGGCTCCACGTACGCGGCGTGGTCGTGGTCCACGTCGACGAGCACCGGCGTCAGCGCGCCGGGCACGCGTACCGGCCCGGAGGTGTCGAACGGCAGCCCCGTCCAGCGCCGCCAGTCGGCCAGCGTGCCCGTCACCGTCATCGACCGGGGCGCGACCCGCTCGATCACCCCGCCGGCGCGGACGTGCACCCGCAGCCACGGGTCGGCCGGTAGCCCGTCGGGGCGGCGCCGGGCCGCGTACTCGGTCATCGGCACGTCCGGGACGGCGGCCTTGCCGCTCGGGCGCACCGGCGCCACCAGCGTGTCGAACCCGGCGCTGGCCACCGCCGCGCGCATGGCCGCGAGCATCAGCCCGGACACCCCGCCGCCGCGCCGGTCCGGGCGCACGCAGATCTCCAGCGCGGACACCAGGTTGGGGGTGGACCCGGTGAGCCGGCCGAGCGTGGCCCGCTGGATCACCCGGTCCCAGCCGCCGTCGGGCAGCTCGTTCTCGGTCCAGCGCAGCGGCACCGCGTACCCCCGGGCCACCGCCCGGCCCGGCTCGGCCGGGTCGACGGCGGCGAAGACGAACTCGGGATACTGCTCGTGCGCGACGCCGTAGTAGATCGCGCCCATCGGATCCCAGAGCATGAACGGCGGCCAGGCGCCGTCGAAGTCGGTGTCCAGCAGCGGCGCCAGGTCGGGCCGCTGCGCCAGGGTCACGATCTCCAGAGTCACGCCGGGCAGGTTAGGGCCGCGCGGCCCGGACCGCACGCCGTTTTGTCCGCGCCGCTGGTTAGGCTGCCGCCATGGCAGATCCGTTCCGGGTCCGCGTCACCGTGCGCGGCTACGAACTCGACACGCAGGGGCACCTCAACCAGGCGGTCTACCTCCAGTACGCCGAGCACGCCCGCTGGGAGTGCCTGCGCGCGTCGGGCATCGGCCAGAACCAGCTGATCGCCGGTGGCGTCGGGCCGGTCGCGCTGGAGGTGACGGTGCGCTACCTGCGGGAGCTGCGCGGCGGCGACGAGGTCGACGTGACCTGTGAGTTCCACTGGGGCGAGGGCAAGACGTTCCGGATCGGCCAGGAGTTCACCCGCGCCGACGGCACCCCCGTCGCCTCGGTGTCCGGCGTCGGCGGTCTGCTCGACCTCGCCGAACGGCGGCTCGTGCCGGACCCGCGCGAGCGGTTCCGGGCACTGGCCACCGACCCCGTGCCGATGAACCTGTAGGGCGCCGGTCAGCCCGCCGCGCGCAGGTAGGCGAGCACGGCGAGCACCCGCCGGTTGGTGTCCTCGTCCGGCGGCAGACCGAGCTTGGCCAGGATGTTGCCCACGTGTTTGCCCACGGCCGCCTCGGTGACGTGCAGCCGCGCCGCGATCGCGCTGTTGGAGTGGCCCTCGGCGATCAGGCCCAGCACCTCCCGCTCCCGCGGGGACAACGCGCCGAGCGGGTCGCGCGGACGGCGCAGCAGGTGCCGCACCACGTCCGGGTCGACGGCGGTGCCGCCGGCCGCCACCCGGCGCAGCGTCGCGGCGAACTCCTCGACGTCGGCCACCCGGTCCTTGAGCAGGTAGCCGACCCGGTTGCCGTCGCCGCTGTCGAGCAGCGCGGCGGCGTACCCGCTCTGCACGTGCTGGCTGAGCACCACCACGGCGAGGTCCGGGCGTTCGGCGCGCAGCGCGACGGCCGCGCGCAGGCCGTCGTCGCGGTGCTGCGGCGGCATCCGGATGTCCGTGACCAGCAGGTCGGGCCGGTGCGTACGGACCGCGTCGAGCAGTTCCGGTGCGGAGCCGACGGCGGCGTCCACCGCGAAGCCGAACCGGGTCAGCAGGCCCACCAGGCCCTCCCGGAGCAGGACCTCGTCCTCGGCCAGGACGACCCGGGTCACGGACGGCACGGCAGCTCCACCCGCACGAGGGTAGGCCCACCGGGCGGGCTGGACAGCAACAGGCGTCCGTCCACCGCGGCCACCCGGTCGGCGAGCCCGGTCAGGCCGGTGCCGCGCGCCGGATCGGCGCCGCCCCGGCCGTCGTCGCGCACCTCCACCACCAGCAGGCGGTCGGTACGGGTCAGCCGTACCTGCGCCCGGCCGGCTCCGGCGTGCCGGGCGACGTTGCCGAGCGTCTCCGAGACCACGTACCAGGCGGTGGTCTCCACCAGCTCCGGCACCGGGCGGGTCAGGTCGGCGTGCACGGTGACCGGGACGACCGACCGTGCGGCCAGGTCGCCGACGGCGGCGGCCAGGCCGAGTTCGGTCAGCTGCGGCGGGCGGATGCCCTGGACGATCCCGCGCAACGTCACCATCAGCTCCTTGGCCTGCTCGTGCGCCGCCGCGAGCGGCTTCGCCGCCGGGGAGTCGTCCGGCACGTCGAGGCGGGCCAGCCCGAGCTGCAGGGTGAGGCTGGTCAGGCGCGGCTGCACGCCGTCGTGCACGTCCCGCTCGACGCGGCGGCGCTCGGCCTCGTAGGCGCTCACCAGACGGGCCCGGGACCGGGTCACCTCACGCAGCGCGGTACCGCCGGGCGCGCCGTCGAGCAGCAGGCGGGCCACCGCCGCCTGGGCCGCGACGAGCAACCCGGCCAGGTAGACCAGCGCGGGGACCGCCAGCAGGCCGGCGACCGCGTACGGCACCGCCTCGGCGGGGGAGCCGACAGTGGCCCAGACCAGCACGATGCGGTCCTCGCCGTCGGCCAGCCACGGACCGGCGACGAGGGCCACGTCCACTAGCACGAGCAGACCGAACATCCCGTACGCCAGCGGCACCGCCACACCCAGCACCGCCAGGTACGCGCCCTCTCGCCACCCGTCGGCGGTGGTGAGGCGGGCGGCGATTCCGCGCCACCTCGGCGCGGTCACCGGCCGGTCGTCGACCAGGCCGAGCCGCCACCGCTCGATCGCTGCCACCGGCGCGGCGGCCAGCGGGGCGATCGCCACCACCGCCAGCGCCAGCACGGCCAGCACCGCCAGCGCCAGGGCGTCGACCGGGCGGCCCTGCCGCAGCGCGCCGGCCACCAGCAGCAGCGGTGCGGCGACCACCGCCGCGCCGAGCGCCGCTGCGCCGGCCAGGGGCAGCGTCGTGGCGGCGTACGCCAGGGTCCGCCACGGCCACGCGGAGAGCAGGTAGCGGCGACCGCGCAACGCGGCCGCCAGCCCGTGATCGATGGTCATGGCCCGACGCTAGCCAGGCCACGCAGACCTACCCAGCCGGCTGGGGCCCCTCTCCGGGTAGGTCTGGCCCTACCCGGAACCGGCCCGCCACGCCCCGTGCGCCGGGGTGCCCCGAGGCGGTGCGATCGGCGGATGAGAAACCGCCTCGCGGGCGCCTGCTGGCTGCTCGCCGCCGTGTCGTTCCTGGTCGCCAACGTGGTCGTCGGCCTGGCCTGGGACCAGCCCGGGTTCAGCTGGGCCGAGCACAACATCAGCGACCTCGGCAACGTGACCTGCGGTGTGTGGGACACCAGCCGGCCCCGCCCGGTCTGCTCGCCGTGGCATCCGGCCATGAACGCCGTCTTCGTCGGCACCGGGCTGCTGCTCGCGCTCGGCGCGCTGCTCGCACACCGGGCGCTGCGCCCGGGCCCCGCCGCGGCCGTCGCCGTCGCGTCGACAGTGGCCGCCGGATCCGGGTACGTGCTGGCCGGCCTCTACCCGGCCGACGTGGACGAGAACCGGCACGTGCTCGGCGCGCTGCTGGTCTTCGCGCTCGGCAACGCCGCCCTGCTCGCCGCCGCCCTCGCCGGCCGGTCGCCGCTGCTGCGGCAGCTGCGGACCGTCAGCGCGGTCCTCGGCCTGCTCGGGCTCGCCGGCACCGTGCTGTTCCTGGCCCGGGTGGACACCGGCATCGGTGTGGGCGGCATGGAGCGTGTCGCCGTGTTCCCGCTGTTCGCCTGGGTCACGACGGCCGGGCTGCGGCTGCTCCCGTTTCGTCGGGCCCGGCCCCTATCCTGACCGGATGGAGCTGGCGTTCAGCGGCGAGGTGTGGTTCTGGCGCGGCCCGGCGCCGTACCACTTCGTCACCGTGCCCGACGAGCAGAGCGCGGCGATCGAGGCCGCCTCGGCGTCGGTCACCTACGGCTGGGGCATGATCCC from the Micromonospora sp. WMMA1947 genome contains:
- a CDS encoding DUF1330 domain-containing protein produces the protein MTVYALAQITIHDRARYDRYAAAFPPVLARYGGKLLAADTAPRVVEGDWPHQKAVLLSFDSREDFERWSTSAEYREISRDREAATDGVVLLLDGIGHAWPA
- a CDS encoding N-acetyltransferase, which codes for MTLEIVTLAQRPDLAPLLDTDFDGAWPPFMLWDPMGAIYYGVAHEQYPEFVFAAVDPAEPGRAVARGYAVPLRWTENELPDGGWDRVIQRATLGRLTGSTPNLVSALEICVRPDRRGGGVSGLMLAAMRAAVASAGFDTLVAPVRPSGKAAVPDVPMTEYAARRRPDGLPADPWLRVHVRAGGVIERVAPRSMTVTGTLADWRRWTGLPFDTSGPVRVPGALTPVLVDVDHDHAAYVEPNVWVRHRL
- a CDS encoding thioesterase family protein, whose protein sequence is MADPFRVRVTVRGYELDTQGHLNQAVYLQYAEHARWECLRASGIGQNQLIAGGVGPVALEVTVRYLRELRGGDEVDVTCEFHWGEGKTFRIGQEFTRADGTPVASVSGVGGLLDLAERRLVPDPRERFRALATDPVPMNL
- a CDS encoding response regulator transcription factor produces the protein MPSVTRVVLAEDEVLLREGLVGLLTRFGFAVDAAVGSAPELLDAVRTHRPDLLVTDIRMPPQHRDDGLRAAVALRAERPDLAVVVLSQHVQSGYAAALLDSGDGNRVGYLLKDRVADVEEFAATLRRVAAGGTAVDPDVVRHLLRRPRDPLGALSPREREVLGLIAEGHSNSAIAARLHVTEAAVGKHVGNILAKLGLPPDEDTNRRVLAVLAYLRAAG
- a CDS encoding histidine kinase, which produces MTIDHGLAAALRGRRYLLSAWPWRTLAYAATTLPLAGAAALGAAVVAAPLLLVAGALRQGRPVDALALAVLAVLALAVVAIAPLAAAPVAAIERWRLGLVDDRPVTAPRWRGIAARLTTADGWREGAYLAVLGVAVPLAYGMFGLLVLVDVALVAGPWLADGEDRIVLVWATVGSPAEAVPYAVAGLLAVPALVYLAGLLVAAQAAVARLLLDGAPGGTALREVTRSRARLVSAYEAERRRVERDVHDGVQPRLTSLTLQLGLARLDVPDDSPAAKPLAAAHEQAKELMVTLRGIVQGIRPPQLTELGLAAAVGDLAARSVVPVTVHADLTRPVPELVETTAWYVVSETLGNVARHAGAGRAQVRLTRTDRLLVVEVRDDGRGGADPARGTGLTGLADRVAAVDGRLLLSSPPGGPTLVRVELPCRP
- a CDS encoding DUF998 domain-containing protein; its protein translation is MRNRLAGACWLLAAVSFLVANVVVGLAWDQPGFSWAEHNISDLGNVTCGVWDTSRPRPVCSPWHPAMNAVFVGTGLLLALGALLAHRALRPGPAAAVAVASTVAAGSGYVLAGLYPADVDENRHVLGALLVFALGNAALLAAALAGRSPLLRQLRTVSAVLGLLGLAGTVLFLARVDTGIGVGGMERVAVFPLFAWVTTAGLRLLPFRRARPLS